Proteins encoded in a region of the Micromonas commoda chromosome 10, complete sequence genome:
- a CDS encoding voltage-gated ion channel superfamily (calcium ion channel), which produces MAAPEPQRQKQKQPSAWSTFHSNMTKNPLSLMVFDRDQSPRKEAIAIMNDKNFNNLIFVSIIVNCLLMAALYDPLDETKNAALSDGTDVFFTFLFMFEMFVKIVALGLLFGEEAYLRNGWNILDGIVVIISFVCLDFVSGGAEGLNSLRAIRAVRPLRTLSRFKSGALFVNTLFSSAQYIMNVFIFLVWFIILGACAGTVLFRGELRSRCFDISANTDPNTCPSPDELYAGSIASPARYAVLTDMGDDVICGVTLDNCPVAGHTCCDYAKHGTMPSNGYVKFDNVMWSSLLVLQGLTIDGWNETAYTLMDAIGWPVLLWYALMVCVGAFFVMQLLSAVVVTSLQTCSAEQKMVDQIDAEREKRRIEAGGNPDDKEGDAMDEIGKTWRTSKSLEGVRKMVRLHMPAVYKIAESEKFNNFILVVIALNTVVMMTRHYPESSEFKDANAIMEYCFNGVFIAEFVIKHLGYGLGGYWSVGWNRLDGFVVISSVVDMAGSAINLGFIRALRVLRVVRTVRVLKAAPEAMAVIKAMVTSLASMTGFLLVWLIFMLIYALLGTRLYGAACIFEIDEDAGRLSFRSFMRAMLTLFVTASGENGFDVIHWTMEAEGPSASAFMISWMFISQILLALLLALLIDTYTVGGEEEEVTEPTPDGADANKEGYEMRPMVSEAKPRRLSEELVDMEEEERRVSLEEDEGRQERERRREERRFDNGDAKTWTSRDNLSETSTPQGTIIAPPRSHRGTEPTEMKTTARHGNHYSKTPGSLVEKYSQAGYSHRSGKHNRPEDRHHNPHSPDTAAVKKQLNEIYDEKAADAEEAMPQTRLQMLQNLKRHKIMHEVAVVRQWLYDIDYDYDRSVEQPMPIRMTAAQEQKAKDRLSLKKNFNWKKAKEQKMAFKRLALAPFTMSPTGEQMPMGQMPKSLKVLRDGEEMSSMPKSMKNLTDFVEANQPSTEKTIWMQIAEDSRFGNFILFCILWSSIMLAMETPSWPAEGSSAYRVFFITDIILTIIFTVEMGIQWMAIGIGPYFRQLANKLDFIIVFTAWLSLILSFAGLDANALTALRSLRLLRILRPLRAIRRLPALRMVVDCTIGALPAIKWIMVLGAFLAMILGLFGMQFFGGKFYSCHFIPDVNDAAAYNAKGTQAACEAFGGIWAERTLTTCEHQAAIDENSDPSWPIASFECSMPPVVTKADCLALNGTWANNEYHFDNIGQALVVVFITSTADNWQDVMYTGIDAVDVDKNLVYDENPWASAYFVIVTMLSCFFWANMFVSTLVDQYTKASDNEGVIAMANEHSATLDKALLLAKQQALKDKHWAERKPKSQFAKVCIAIASHKWFNPVMMGVIMLNGFVLMCIHADQPGWMDDVDYYSGICFQTIYCFEVVVLMSAMTPELYLADPWCRFDLMIVMAGVVELSVPGDAGFVAVLRTFRFLRLFKIIKGFKELRVLMYTILSAIPGVSNIGLLLFLLMFMYACLGVTLYGDIESPYGFPNGLNKYTNFRNWPNAMLLLFVMFTGNWESIFRATYWDCKGNDSDWGRECTYRYSAPFFFFSYFLMANAVLGNLFVSIILDKFTNETANEDEGTDFIQVVHVAFLVSNFRNMLTNKIRIYQLLRGRADRRTLKRYRKRYEKILPPGCLDEGHYRHSEALKIIKGLHDIKSIISAPQDVGDGAETRDGSPNTVLPSVQPSQMALTIVPDEEGEDMIYGSETESGVGPAIDEEAYDSFDGDDLASRYSQDGGAQSGDWLSACNFNIIPQMDYCYHPPPNREHRRQQNEEDRREMEEERRSRHGSEPEEDRREEQRSHRRDRREERRHDRKDGKEPRRSRGDRL; this is translated from the exons atggcggcgccggagccgcAGAGGCAGAAGCAGAAGCAGCCGTCGGCGTGGAGCACGTTCCACAG CAACATGACTAAGAATCCGCTGAGTCTGATGGTGTTCGACCGCGATCAGTCCCCGCGCAAGGAGGCTATCGCGATCATGAACGACAAAAACTTCAACAACCTCATCTTCGTGAGCATCATCGTCAACTGCCTCCTCATGGCTGCTTTGTACGACCCGCTGGACGAGACCAagaacgcggcgctgagTGACGGCACGGATGTCTTCTTCACCTTCCTCTTCATGTTCGAGATGTTCGTCaagatcgtcgcgctcggcctcttgttcggcgaggaggcgtacCTTCGCAACGGGTGGAACATCCTGGACGGCATCGTGGTGATAATCTCGTTCGTCTGCCTCGACTTtgtcagcggcggcgcggaggggctCAACTCCCTCCGCGCCATCCGCGCGGTCAGGCCGCTGCGCACGCTGTCGAGGTTTAAATCCGGCGCCCTCTTCGTCAACACCCTGTTCAGCTCGGCGCAGTACATCATGAACGTGTTCATCTTTTTGGTCTGGTTCATAATCCtgggcgcgtgcgccgggacggtgctgttccgcggcgagctgaGGAGCAGGTGCTTCGACATCAGCGCCAATACCGACCCGAACACGTGCCCGAGCCCCGACGAGCTGTACGCGGGATCcatcgcgtcccccgcgaggtacgcggTGCTCACGGAcatgggcgacgacgtgatATGCGGCGTCACCCTGGACAACTGCCCGGTGGCCGGTCACACGTGCTGCGATTACGCCAAGCACGGGACGATGCCTAGTAACGGGTACGTCAAGTTCGACAACGTCATGTGGTCCTCGCTGCTCGTGCTTCAGGGACTGACGATCGACGGGTGGAACGAGACGGCGTACACGCTGATGGACGCCATCGGCTGGCCCGTGCTGCTGTGGTACGCGCTGATGGTTTGCGTCGGCGCGTTTTTCGTGATGCAGCTGCTGTCGGCGGTTGTCGTGACGAGTCTGCAGACGTGCAGCGCGGAGCAGAAGATGGTGGACCAGATTGACGCGGAGCGGGAGAAGAGGCGGATCGAGGCTGGCGGCAACCCCGACGAtaaggagggcgacgccatGGACGAGATTGGGAAGACTTGGAGGACGAGCAAATCCCTGGAGGGTGTCCGGAAGATGGTGCGGCTGCACATGCCGGCGGTGTACAAGATCGCCGAGAGCGAAAAGTTCAACAACTTTATCCTCGTGGTCATCGCGCTCAACACCGTCGTCATGATGACGCGGCACTACCCCGAGAGCTCTGAATTCAAGGATGCCAACGCGATAATGGAGTACTGCTTCAACGGCGTCTTCATCGCGGAGTTTGTCATCAAGCACCTGGGGTACGGTCTCGGCGGGTACTGGTCCGTGGGGTGGAACAGGCTGGACGGCTTCGTGGTGATCTCCTCCGTCGTGGACATGGCAGGCAGTGCCATCAACCTGGGCTTCATTCGGGCTCTCAGGGTCCTCCGAGTTGTCAGGACCGTGAGGGTCTTGAAAGCGGCGCCagaggcgatggcggtgaTCAAGGCGATGGtcacgtcgctcgcgtccatgaCTGGTTTCCTCCTCGTGTGGCTCATCTTCATGCTAATCTACGCTCTGCTGGGTACCAGGCTGTACGGGGCTGCGTGCATTTTTGAGATTGACGAGGATGCCGGGCGCTTGTCGTTCCGGTCGTTTATGCGCGCGATGCTGACCCTCTTTgtcaccgcgtccggcgagAACGGCTTCGACGTCATCCACTGGACGATGGAGGCCGAGGgtccgtccgcgtccgcgttcaTGATCTCCTGGATGTTCATCTCGCAGattctcctcgcgctcctgtTGGCTCTCTTGATTGACACCTACAcggttggcggcgaggaggaggaggtaaCGGAGCCTACCCCGGATGGGGCGGATGCGAACAAGGAGGGTTACGAGATGAGACCCATGGTTTCCGAGGCGAAGCCCCGGCGGCTcagcgaggagctcgtcgacatggaggaggaggaacgaaGGGTTTCCttggaggaggatgaggggCGACAGGagcgggaacggcggcgcgaggagcgtcgGTTCgacaacggcgacgcgaagacgTGGACGAGCCGCGATAACCTCTCGgagacgtccacgccgcagGGGAcgatcatcgcgccgcccagGTCGCACAGGGGTACGGAGCCGACGGAGATGAAAACCACCGCGAGGCACGGGAACCATTACTCGAAGACTCCCGGGTCGCTCGTGGAGAAGTACTCGCAGGCGGGTTACTCTCACAGGTCGGGTAAGCACAATCGACCCGAGGACCGGCACCACAACCCGCACTCccccgacaccgccgcggtgaagaagCAGCTAAACGAGATTTACGACGAGAAGGctgcggacgcggaggaggcgatgcCGCAGACAAGGCTGCAGATGCTCCAAAACCTGAAGCGTCACAAGATCATGCACGAGGTGGCCGTCGTGAGGCAGTGGCTGTACGACATTGACTATGATTACGACAGGAGCGTGGAGCAGCCGATGCCCATACGCATGACAGCTGCGCAGGAGCAAAAGGCGAAAGACCGCCTCAGCCTCAAGAAGAACTTCAACTGGAAGAAAGCCAAGGAGCAGAAGATGGCGTTTAAGCGGCTTGCGCTCGCGCCATTCACAATGAGCCCAACTGGGGAGCAGATGCCGATGGGACAGATGCCCAAATCGTTGAAggtgctccgcgacggcgaggagatgAGCTCAATGCCAAAGTCGATGAAGAATCTCACCGACTTTGTCGAGGCAAATCAGCCGTCTACGGAGAAAACAATCTGGATGCAGATTGCGGAGGATTCACGGTTCGGCAACTTCATCCTCTTTTGCATCCTCTGGTCGTCCATCATGCTCGCGATGGAGACTCCGTCGTGGCCCGCGGAGGGCTCCAGCGCGTACAGGGTGTTCTTCATCACCGACATCATCCTCACCATCATCTTCACGGTGGAGATGGGCATCCAGTGGATGGCAATCGGCATTGGGCCTTACTTCAGGCAGCTCGCGAATAAGCTCGACTTTATCATCGTGTTCACCGCGTGGCTCTCGCTGATCCTCTCCTTTGCCGGCCTGGACGCTAATGCGCTAACCGCGCTGCGCTCGCTCCGTCTGCTCAGGATCCTAAGGCCGCTTCGTGCAATCCGCAGGCTTCCTGCGCTGCGGATGGTGGTGGACTGCACGATCGGCGCGCTACCTGCAATCAAGTGGATCATGGTGCTGGGTGCCTTCCTCGCTATGATACTCGGTCTGTTCGGCATGCAGTTCTTTGGCGGGAAATTCTACAGCTGCCACTTTATCCCCGacgtgaacgacgcggcggcgtataACGCCAAGGGGACGCAGGCTGCTTGCGAAGCCTTTGGGGGCATATGGGCTGAGAGAACCCTCACCACCTGTGAACACCAagccgccatcgacgagaACTCCGATCCATCCTGGCCGATCGCATCTTTCGAGTGCAGTATGCCCCCGGTTGTAACCAAGGCCGACTGCTTGGCGCTGAACGGAACCTGGGCCAACAACGAGTACCACTTTGACAACATTGGCCAGGCGCTTGTTGTGGTGTTCATCACGTCAACCGCCGATAACTGGCAGGACGTCATGTACACCGGTATCGACGCTGTGGACGTCGATAAAAACCTCGTGTACGACGAAAACccgtgggcgtcggcgtactTTGTCATCGTCACCATGCTCTCGTGCTTCTTCTGGGCCAATATGTTCGTATCGACACTTGTCGACCAGTACACCAAGGCCAGCGACAACGAGGGAGTCATCGCCATGGCCAATGAGCACAGCGCCACGCTGGACAAGGCTCTCTTACTCGCCAAGCAGCAGGCGCTAAAGGATAAGCACTGGGCGGAGCGTAAACCCAAATCCCAATTCGCCAAGGTTTGTatcgcgatcgcgtcgcatAAATGGTTCAACCCGGTCATGATGGGTGTGATCATGCTCAATGGCTTTGTGCTCATGTGTATCCATGCCGACCAGCCAGGGTGgatggacgacgtggactATTACTCCGGGATTTGCTTCCAGACCATCTACTGCTTCGAGGTTGTTGTGCTGATGAGCGCGATGACCCCCGAGTTGTATCTGGCCGATCCGTGGTGCAGGTTTGACCTCATGATCGTGATGGCCGGTGTCGTCGAGCTCTCtgtccccggcgacgcgggtttCGTCGCGGTGCTGAGGACGTTCCGTTTCCTCCGCCTGTTCAAGATCATCAAGGGCTTCAAGGAGCTGCGGGTGCTGATGTACACCATCCTGAGCGCCATACCCGGCGTGAGCAACATCGGCCTGCTGCTCTTCCTACTGATGTTCATGTACGCGTGCCTGGGCGTCACGCTGTACGGCGACATCGAGTCCCCGTACGGGTTCCCCAACGGCCTGAACAAGTACACCAACTTCCGCAATTGGCCGAACGCCATGCTGCTGCTGTTCGTGATGTTCACCGGAAACTGGGAGAGCATCTTCAGGGCGACGTACTGGGACTGCAAGGGCAACGACTCTGATTGGGGACGGGAGTGCACGTACCGGTACTCGGCGCCAtttttcttcttctcctATTTCCTGATGGCCAACGCGGTGCTCGGCAACTTGTTCGTGTCAATCATCCTGGACAAGTTCACCAACGAAACCGCGAACGAGGACGAAGGCACCGACTTTATCCAGGTTGTGCACGTCGCGTTCCTGGTCAGTAACTTCAGGAACATGCTCACGAACAAGATTCGCATCTACCAGCTCCTCAGGGgccgcgccgaccgccggACGCTGAAGCGGTATAGGAAGCGATACGAGAAGATCCTGCCGCCGGGGTGCCTCGACGAAGGCCATTACAGGCACTCAGAGGCCCTCAAGATCATCAAGGGGCTCCACGACATCAAGAGCATCATCTCCGCGCCGCAGGatgtcggcgacggggcagAGACTCGCGACGGGTCGCCGAACACGGTGCTCCCGAGCGTGCAACCGAGCCAGATGGCGCTCACGAtcgtccccgacgaggagggcgaggataTGATCTACGGCAGCGAGACGgagagcggcgtcggccccgccatcgacgaggaggcgtacGATTctttcgacggcgacgacttGGCGTCCAGGTACTCGCAGGATGGCGGCGCCCAATCCGGCGACTGGCTGTCGGCTTGCAACTTCAACATCATCCCGCAGATGGACTACTGCTACCACCCGCCCCCGAACAGGGAGCACAGGAGGCAACAGAACGAGGAGGACAGGCGGGAAATGGAGGAGGAGAGAAGGTCGCGGCACGGGtcggagcccgaggaggatcGAAGGGAGGAGCAAAGGTCTCACCGCCGGGACCGGAGGGAGGAAAGGCGGCACGATCGCAAAGACGGGAAGGAGCCCCGCCGATCCCGAGGGGACCGGCTCTAA
- a CDS encoding predicted protein, which produces MSSDVGGDGWGGREWDDMVERCAAVVDRLRTNNGDEDDDDRGAAELTRALEEIVALIADDEEYVPALGAARGHDLLARLVTHRVPEVSSAAADAMEACARHCPPGASFPGGDVDEPSHAIMRVGTLAAPLTLRMRHVREGYGGGERRSIPNIAWDSGLVLARWISRHPELVVGKSVLEIGAGLGAPSMAAARWGASMVALTDVDPLATRNAAYNARMNLGRVASAKVKCVTHDWNALESDSDSESDETNHGTNRGRATCSLGRALERFGGFRRSDEEGGGDWANGGADDEVETTDEVETSRRFATFDVVLGADVVHERGMAQGVARMLGRHLGGSPDAVAVIVNPAPAHRSGAADLPAALEKNGLSFVSARVTSAMLRVGVMEETEDVRLDMFLVRRREWGAPDASVMEDVTDEWVRHA; this is translated from the coding sequence atgtcgtcggacgtcggcggggacggtTGGGGGGGGCGGGAGTGGGACGACATGGTGGAGCgatgcgcggcggtcgtggaTCGGCTGAGAACCAACaacggggacgaggacgacgacgaccgcggcgccgccgagctgacccgagcgctggaggagatcgtcgcgctcatcgcggacgacgaagagtacgtccccgcgctcggggccgcgcgcggccacGACCTGCTCGCCCGGCTGGTCACGCACCGCGTTCCGGAGGTGTCgtccgcagccgccgacgcgatggaggcgtGCGCCAGGCACTGCCCTCCCGGCGCGTCcttccccggcggcgacgtcgacgaaccgtcgcacgcgatcatgcgcgtcggcaccctcgcggcACCCCTCACGCTCCGCATGCGACACGTGCGCGAGGGTTACGGAGGCGGGGAGAGGCGAAGCATACCCAACATCGCGTGGGACAgcgggctcgtcctcgcgcgttGGATCTCGCGGCACCCGGAGCTGGTCGTCGGTAAGTCCGTCCTGGagatcggcgcggggctgggcgcgccgtcgatggccgcggcgcgttggGGCGCATCGATGGTGGCGCTGACGGACGTGGATCCGTTGGCAACGCGCAACGCGGCGTACAACGCGCGGATGaacctcgggcgcgtcgcgtctgCCAAGGTTAAATGCGTCACTCACGATTGGAACGCATTGGAatccgactccgactccgaaTCGGACGAGACCAATCACGGGACAAAtcgcgggcgggcgacgTGTTCGCTGGGACGGGCGCTGGAACGATTCGGTGGGTTCCGGCggtcggacgaggagggcggcggagattgggcgaacggcggcgcggatgatGAGGTGGAAACAACCGACGAGGTCGAAACGTCTCGTCGGTTCGCGacgttcgacgtcgtcctcggcgcggacgtcgttcACGAGCGCGGCATGGCCCAGGGCGTGGCCCGGATGCTGGGAAGGCACCTGGGCGGTtcgccggacgcggtcgcggtcatcgtcaaccccgcgcccgcgcaccGGTCGGGCGCGGCTGATCTTCCCGCGGCGTTGGAGAAAAACGGGCTGTCGTTCGtctcggcgcgggtgacgtcGGCGATGCTGAGGGTCGGGGTGAtggaggagacggaggacGTGCGGCTGGATATGTTCCTGGTGCGCAGACGCGAGTGGGGCGCGCCGGATGCGTCGGTCATGGAGGATGTCACCGACGAGTGGGTCAGGCACGCGTAG
- a CDS encoding hypothetical protein (hypothetical protein), which produces MAGDDAPVEDPYAPGELPVLRYAEEILQAVRTNPTTVVIGETGSGKTTQISQILHRASATLMPDSRMGVAITQPRRVAAVSVARRVAHEMGVKIGTLVGYTVRFEDCSSRETRIKYMTDGTLLRECLEDPNLSKYGVIVLDEAHERSLNTDILFGLLKVLVKTRQPALRLVVTSATLESEKFSAYFNDCPVYHVPGRVYPVELAYATEQPKNYAETALETVMDLHCSQGRGDILLFLTGKEEIERTCRRLNERVREMPEDECPDMQVLPLYAALSPELQARVFAPPPAGCRRVVVATNLAETSLTVPGVVFVVDPGFTKQNEYDPTTGMDSLKVTSISAVQARQRAGRAGRTRAGRCFRLYTREHFELDMPTTTVPEIQRTSLVGTVLYLKTLRIEGLDVLDFDFLDKPDVEAMGDALRQLYALGAIDEDGAVTDLGREMSPLPVEPQLARAMLAARRFGCVDEMATVAAMLSVERVYTGNGPPREGEGDGDGDRRGPPPESLCSEHERRMGDHVVLMRTYQAWARGGHRRDFCERHGLSDRGMEFARDVRKQLLGAICVGFCNRLARRLPKHNGFRTLNDNAVLAEVHPSSARPLANEITGLLPEWIVYHELVATTRVFLRNVCAVEAPWVAPVTERLREVDLKRLSGGRVATRKAREEEARRERAKEAERQRIESGARRNDDKTVDDARARYLARKAAAEKAKK; this is translated from the exons ATGGCAGGCGACGATGCGCCCGTCGAGGATCCTTACGCCCCGGGCGAGCTCCCGGTGCTGCGCTACGCCGAGGAAATCCTCCAGGCGGTGCGCACCAACCCGACCACGGTGGTGATCGGCGAGACGGGGTCCGGCAAGACGACGCAGATCTCGCAGATCCTGcaccgcgcctccgccacgtTGATGCCGGACTCGAGGATGGGCGTCGCGATCACGCAGCCCCGcagggtcgccgcggtgtccgtcgcgagacgcgtcgcccacgaGATGGGCGTCAAGATCGGAACTTTGGTCGGATACACCGTCCGATTCGAGGACTGCTCGTCCAGGGAGACGCGCATCAAGTACATGACCGACGGTACCTTACTCCGCGAGTGCCTCGAGGACCCGAACCTGTCCAAGTACGGCGTGATCGTCCTAGACGAGGCGCACGAGAGGTCTCTCAACACCGACATCCTCTTCGGCTTGCTCAAGGTGCTCGTCAAGACCAGGCAACCCGCGCTTCGCTTGGTGGtcacgtcggcgacgctTGAATCGGAAAAGTTCAGCGCGTACTTTAACGACTGTCCCGTCTACCACGTCCCGGGTCGCGTGTACCCCGTGGAGCTGGCGTACGCCACGGAGCAGCCCAAGAACtacgcggagacggcgctcgAGACGGTGATGGACCTGCACTGCTCTCAGGGCAGGGGCGACATCCTGCTCTTCCTGACGGGCAAGGAGGAGATTGAACGAACGTGCCGGCGACTGAATGAGCGGGTGCGCGAGATGCCCGAGGACGAGTGCCCGGACATGCAGGTCCTGCCCCTGtacgcggcgctctcgccgGAGCTTCAGGCGAGGGtcttcgcgcccccgcccgcggggtgcaggcgcgtcgtcgtcgcgaccaACCTAGCGGAGACGTCCCTcaccgtccccggcgtcgtcttcgtcgttgACCCGGGCTTTACCAAGCAGAACGAGTACGACCCGACGACCGGGATGGACTCCCTGAAGGTGACGTCCATCAGCGCGGTGCAGGCGAGgcagcgcgcgggtcgcgcggggcgcacGAGAGCCGGGCGGTGCTTCCGTCTGTACACCCGCGAGCACTTCGAGCTGGACATGCCGACGACCACGGTACCGGAGATTCAGCGAACGTCGCTCGTGGGAACCGTGCTCTACCTCAAGACGCTCCGCATCGAGGGCCTGGACGTCCTCGACTTTGACTTTCTCGATAAACCGGACGTGGAGGCGATGGGAGACGCGCTGCGACAGCTgtacgcgctcggcgccatcgacgaggacggcgcggtgaccgatCTCGGCCGCGAGATGTCGCCGCTTCCCGTGGAGCCGCagctcgcgagggcgatgctcgcggctCGAAGGTTCGGGTGCGTCGACGAGAtggccaccgtcgcggcgatgctgaGCGTCGAACGGGTGTACACCGGGAacgggccgccgcgggagggggagggagacggcgacggcgaccgccggGGGCCTCCGCCGGAGTCGTTGTGCTCGGAACACGAGAGGCGCATGGGCGACCACGTCGTGTTGATGCGGACGTACCAGGCGTGGGCCAGGGGCGGGCACAGGCGGGACTTCTGCGAGCGGCACGGCCTGAGCGACCGCGGGATGGAATTCGCGCGGGACGTGCGGAAGCAGCTGCTCGGG GCCATCTGCGTCGGCTTTTGCAACCGCCTCGCCCGACGCCTCCCCAAGCACAACGGCTTCCGCACGCTCAACGATaacgcggtgctcgccgaggtACACCCGTCGTCCGCTCGTCCGCTCGCGAACGAAATCACCGGTTTGTTGCCCGAGTGGATCGTGTACCACGAGctggtggcgacgacgcgcgtgtTTTTGCGCAACGTCTGCGCGGTCGAGGCCCCGTGGGTAGCCCCGGTGACGGAGCGGCTTAGGGAAGTCGACCTGAAGCGGCTCAGCGGCGGTCGcgtggcgacgaggaaggcgcgggaggaggaggcgcggaggGAACGGGCGAAAGAGGCGGAACGGCAGAGGATAGAGAGCGGAGCGCGGAGGAACGACGACAAGACCGTGGACGACGCTAGGGCGAGGTACCTTGCTcgcaaggcggcggccgagaaGGCGAAAAAGTGA